A single Brassica rapa cultivar Chiifu-401-42 chromosome A04, CAAS_Brap_v3.01, whole genome shotgun sequence DNA region contains:
- the LOC117133466 gene encoding B3 domain-containing protein REM9-like isoform X2 has protein sequence MVQPQEPHFFQPLLPGFQTHLTIPIVFFSKHIQGKTNGNTWTLTSDAMDQTWQVIQEERRLTRGWKEFAGAHDLRIGDIVIFKLKGSMVFHVTPFGPSCCDIQYTYPNSMEEAHDHQNNRTGARFSYSWDYCFKAEVTDSNVREDKLVSETSVLLCTYTSLCCSDTYVYVLLLQDLPVGATGCNALNKECKKAKLVNIEGKAWNVSMRFNESGGFYYIKGWRKFCAENKCHIGDSFVFNVVGDGNTLPLMCVCSPSKECLKSAGDIASSSRVN, from the exons ATGGTGCAACCGCAAGAACCTCATTTCTTCCAACCTTTGCTTCCTGGATTCCAGACTCACTTG ACAATACCCATTGTATTTTTCTCCAAGCACATCCAAGGGAAGACGAATGGGAACACATGGACACTAACATCCGACGCTATGGATCAAACATGGCAAGTGATACAAGAAGAGAGGCGACTCACCCGAGGTTGGAAGGAGTTCGCTGGGGCACATGACCTTCGAATAGGAgacattgtcatcttcaaacTCAAAGGTTCCATGGTCTTTCACGTCACTCCCTTTGGTCCGAGCTGCTGTGACATCCAGTACACATATCCCAACTCAATGGAAGAAGCCCATGACCACCAGAACAATA GAACAGGGGCTAGGTTTTCTTACTCGTGGGACTACTGTTTTAAGGCTGAGGTCACGGATTCTAATGTCCGTGAAGACAAACTTGTGAGTGAAACGAGTGTTCTTTTGTGTACTTACACATCTTTATGTTGTTCTGACACATATGTTTATGTTCTTTTGTTGCAGGATCTCCCTGTGGGGGCTACTGGTTGTAATGCTCTGAACAAAGAATGCAAGAAGGCGAAACTAGTGAACATAGAGGGAAAGGCGTGGAATGTGTCAATGCGATTTAACGAATCAGGCGGCTTCTACTACATCAAAGGGTGGAGAAAGTTCTGTGCTGAAAACAAATGCCACATTGGAGACAGCTTTGTCTTCAATGTGGTTGGAGATGGGAACACTTTGCCATTGATGTGTGTCTGTTCTCCAAGTAAGGAGTGTCTTAAATCTGCAGGTGACATTGCTTCTTCCTCCCGGGTGAACTAG
- the LOC103848684 gene encoding protein EMSY-LIKE 4: MTKYDPVEISPRDIEWIAEDHGAGNPYGYSGQANVLSRTTGPNNVLQKGSSLAKTSIKNELRPSQNGTGKRNHVDIRISRPTSVLIREVERVRGSHNPDPQEVEMAKRVLEEQEHALVGAITKLGDISKWRKWHVFSLQRSFD; encoded by the exons ATGACCAAGTATGATCCTGTTGAG ATATCTCCTAGGGATATCGAGTGGATTGCAGAGGATCATGGGGCAGGTAATCCATATGGTTACAGCGGACAGGCCAATGTTCTGAGTAGAACTACAGGACCAAACAATGTTCTACAAAAGGGAAGCAGTTTGGCTAAGACCTCTATCAAAAACGAACTCAGACCATCACAGAATGGAACTGGGAAAAGGAACCATGTCGATATACGAATCAGTCGTCCGACCAGTGTCCTAATCAGAGAG GTGGAGAGAGTTCGTGGTTCACACAATCCAGATCCTCAAGAAGTTGAAATGGCAAAGAGAGTTTTGGAG GAGCAAGAACATGCGCTTGTGGGTGCAATAACAAAGCTTGGAGACATATCCAAATGGAGAAAATGGCATGTGTTTAGTTTGCAGAGGAGCTTTGattaa
- the LOC103849391 gene encoding F-box protein At3g08750-like, which translates to MVGKIVLETGDILSPPKPDESSRKMVTSESQAADDLKAKGDMLKDSSGDLIGNEESVVSEKPDESSRKMATSESQAADDLKAKGDMLKDSSGDLIGNEDSVVSEKNIPQDLIELILQRLPVKSIFRFKLTCKDWRSLSTLPRFIYKHLQVSQRRLFLHIRGSQVWQLDLETATYSRIQDFGEEIGSISHCDGLVLLSTSCYEPSTKTLSRRIAIWSCSHGECAWIPRIGLSFYDFYCLGRDSKKSYKVLRFTHGRHDQGDFEAEAEAELYDLDSHRWKTVEIIDDWITHGNGNFGVVSVETSSYWVAATEGKYFVQSFDFTAECFRAITLPKAVALSGGKTLALSPFEHQKLSILCQIADKTELWITQVGDVVNWERFLVFRGHQLIPHNPAFLIMEKMVKVFCEEVTVDRSFAKIKIRQIGQGGFEDTQIAQYRFDRPTRSCLYTESLVPLP; encoded by the coding sequence ATGGTTGGTAAGATTGTTCTGGAAACTGGAGATATCTTGAGTCCACCAAAGCCTGATGAGAGTTCACGCAAAATGGTTACTTCAGAGTCTCAAGCTGCTGATGATCTTAAGGCAAAAGGAGATATGCTCAAAGACAGCTCCGGtgatttgattggaaatgaAGAGTCGGTTGTGTCAGAAAAGCCTGATGAGAGTTCACGCAAAATGGCTACTTCAGAGTCTCAAGCTGCTGATGATCTCAAGGCAAAAGGAGATATGCTCAAAGACAGCTCCGGtgatttgattggaaatgaAGACTCGGTTGTGTCAGAAAAGAATATTCCTCAGGATCTTATTGAATTGATTCTTCAACGCCTTCCAGTGAAGTCAATTTTTCGCTTCAAATTGACTTGCAAAGACTGGAGGAGTCTCTCTACCCTCCCAAGGTTTATCTACAAACACTTACAAGTTAGTCAGAGGCGGCTGTTTCTTCACATAAGGGGCTCTCAAGTTTGGCAGCTTGATCTAGAAACTGCGACATATTCAAGGATCCaagactttggagaagaaatTGGAAGCATCTCACACTGTGATGGCCTGGTTCTGTTGAGCACATCTTGCTATGAGCCTTCAACCAAAACTCTCTCAAGGAGGATAGCTATATGGAGTTGCTCTCATGGTGAATGCGCCTGGATACCTAGAATTGGGCTCTCCTTCTATGATTTCTACTGCCTAGGGAGAGATAGCAAGAAATCCTACAAAGTATTGCGATTCACACATGGAAGACATGATCAGGGTGATTTTGAAGCAGAAGCAGAAGCTGAGTTATATGATCTTGACTCACATCGCTGGAAGACTGTTGAGATAATAGATGACTGGATTACACATGGCAACGGCAACTTTGGAGTCGTGTCCGTTGAAACGAGCTCATATTGGGTTGCTGCGACAGAGGGTAAATATTTTGTCCAGAGCTTTGACTTCACTGCCGAATGTTTTAGAGCCATAACTCTCCCAAAAGCAGTTGCTCTCTCTGGTGGAAAAACACTGGCTCTGTCGCCATTTGAACACCAAAAGCTGTCTATTTTGTGTCAGATAGCAGACAAAACCGAGCTTTGGATTACTCAGGTTGGAGATGTTGTGAATTGGGAGAGGTTTCTTGTTTTTAGAGGACATCAGCTTATACCTCACAATCCAGCCTTTCTCATCATGGAAAAAATGGTCAAGGTGTTTTGTGAAGAAGTAACGGTTGATAGAAGTTTTGCTAAGATCAAAATCAGACAGATAGGTCAGGGCGGCTTTGAAGATACCCAAATAGCTCAATATCGATTTGATAGGCCTACAAGGAGTTGCCTGTATACAGAGAGTCTGGTTCCCTTGCCATGA
- the LOC117133466 gene encoding B3 domain-containing protein REM9-like isoform X1 has product MVQPQEPHFFQPLLPGFQTHLTIPIVFFSKHIQGKTNGNTWTLTSDAMDQTWQVIQEERRLTRGWKEFAGAHDLRIGDIVIFKLKGSMVFHVTPFGPSCCDIQYTYPNSMEEAHDHQNNTGTGARFSYSWDYCFKAEVTDSNVREDKLVSETSVLLCTYTSLCCSDTYVYVLLLQDLPVGATGCNALNKECKKAKLVNIEGKAWNVSMRFNESGGFYYIKGWRKFCAENKCHIGDSFVFNVVGDGNTLPLMCVCSPSKECLKSAGDIASSSRVN; this is encoded by the exons ATGGTGCAACCGCAAGAACCTCATTTCTTCCAACCTTTGCTTCCTGGATTCCAGACTCACTTG ACAATACCCATTGTATTTTTCTCCAAGCACATCCAAGGGAAGACGAATGGGAACACATGGACACTAACATCCGACGCTATGGATCAAACATGGCAAGTGATACAAGAAGAGAGGCGACTCACCCGAGGTTGGAAGGAGTTCGCTGGGGCACATGACCTTCGAATAGGAgacattgtcatcttcaaacTCAAAGGTTCCATGGTCTTTCACGTCACTCCCTTTGGTCCGAGCTGCTGTGACATCCAGTACACATATCCCAACTCAATGGAAGAAGCCCATGACCACCAGAACAATA CAGGAACAGGGGCTAGGTTTTCTTACTCGTGGGACTACTGTTTTAAGGCTGAGGTCACGGATTCTAATGTCCGTGAAGACAAACTTGTGAGTGAAACGAGTGTTCTTTTGTGTACTTACACATCTTTATGTTGTTCTGACACATATGTTTATGTTCTTTTGTTGCAGGATCTCCCTGTGGGGGCTACTGGTTGTAATGCTCTGAACAAAGAATGCAAGAAGGCGAAACTAGTGAACATAGAGGGAAAGGCGTGGAATGTGTCAATGCGATTTAACGAATCAGGCGGCTTCTACTACATCAAAGGGTGGAGAAAGTTCTGTGCTGAAAACAAATGCCACATTGGAGACAGCTTTGTCTTCAATGTGGTTGGAGATGGGAACACTTTGCCATTGATGTGTGTCTGTTCTCCAAGTAAGGAGTGTCTTAAATCTGCAGGTGACATTGCTTCTTCCTCCCGGGTGAACTAG
- the LOC117133466 gene encoding B3 domain-containing protein REM9-like isoform X3: MVQPQEPHFFQPLLPGFQTHLTIPIVFFSKHIQGKTNGNTWTLTSDAMDQTWQVIQEERRLTRGWKEFAGAHDLRIGDIVIFKLKGSMVFHVTPFGPSCCDIQYTYPNSMEEAHDHQNNTGTGARFSYSWDYCFKAEVTDSNVREDKLDLPVGATGCNALNKECKKAKLVNIEGKAWNVSMRFNESGGFYYIKGWRKFCAENKCHIGDSFVFNVVGDGNTLPLMCVCSPSKECLKSAGDIASSSRVN, translated from the exons ATGGTGCAACCGCAAGAACCTCATTTCTTCCAACCTTTGCTTCCTGGATTCCAGACTCACTTG ACAATACCCATTGTATTTTTCTCCAAGCACATCCAAGGGAAGACGAATGGGAACACATGGACACTAACATCCGACGCTATGGATCAAACATGGCAAGTGATACAAGAAGAGAGGCGACTCACCCGAGGTTGGAAGGAGTTCGCTGGGGCACATGACCTTCGAATAGGAgacattgtcatcttcaaacTCAAAGGTTCCATGGTCTTTCACGTCACTCCCTTTGGTCCGAGCTGCTGTGACATCCAGTACACATATCCCAACTCAATGGAAGAAGCCCATGACCACCAGAACAATA CAGGAACAGGGGCTAGGTTTTCTTACTCGTGGGACTACTGTTTTAAGGCTGAGGTCACGGATTCTAATGTCCGTGAAGACAAACTT GATCTCCCTGTGGGGGCTACTGGTTGTAATGCTCTGAACAAAGAATGCAAGAAGGCGAAACTAGTGAACATAGAGGGAAAGGCGTGGAATGTGTCAATGCGATTTAACGAATCAGGCGGCTTCTACTACATCAAAGGGTGGAGAAAGTTCTGTGCTGAAAACAAATGCCACATTGGAGACAGCTTTGTCTTCAATGTGGTTGGAGATGGGAACACTTTGCCATTGATGTGTGTCTGTTCTCCAAGTAAGGAGTGTCTTAAATCTGCAGGTGACATTGCTTCTTCCTCCCGGGTGAACTAG
- the LOC117133345 gene encoding uncharacterized protein LOC117133345: protein MTNNVFVHFTYEDCMYGISVKASVEDVTLSMLQEKIYKKLGLDERKEKLKLSYIPMVIRCKKAVTIADDDDLYVYLGCVDKENQRCLLVVESSERSGARPQDKLSIAGKSSVGMNYNDLQLLEHEVGPNAITLYVGENQGNNEVSAKETGTGMETDTGMETDTAAETDTAAESDTGMENDTAAETDTGMENDTAAETDTGMENDTAAENETAAENETAAENETAAETDTVHPTADKYVEEPPAIVRSSCIEEWGDGLSLNKHDEFPSKKAIQEMVDRAAYCECYRYVTKKSDRNRLVITCSQADCKWVIRASRIAGTEIFSIKSYTKMHTCSRTQQSDSNDKRRASAEVVASFLNEEFPGDVQTPTPKDIKALVKSKLGVMISYSTALRGKNLASCDTRGSPEDSYRMMYSYLFMLEKMNTGTKTSVKLDDSGKFKYLFIALGACIEGFAVMRKVIVVDATWLKNGYGGVLIFAKAQDPNRHCYPLAFAVLDGENHASWTWFFEMLRSVIPDSSELVFMSDRNPSLIFAIANVYPQAHHGHCLWHLKENVKGHASNVTKDVVGHRFMELGKMYTMADFNAAYERFKLRFPSAYTYVEEKTEKDKWARVFFPRDRYNLDTSNSVESMNKVFREARRWALIPMLDCIIRTFSDWFNQRRKDAVSQSLGTMLVPLVENYLHDLWVLARTLPVRELNSYELEYEVKDSHGKMFLTNLIAKTCTCKVWDYEKIPCLHGLAAYIYYTNEVDNGGGRSRDINIVYHELCSKYYWTELWALAYCRTIYAVPDMSVWEVPDHIRELKIIPPDPIKRKGRKRVNRLPSGGERRRRTQNKKRPRQNFGFNWLLFGNGSSPSEQNTA, encoded by the coding sequence ATGACCAATAACGTATTCGTACATTTTACATATGAAGACTGCATGTATGGTATATCTGTGAAGGCATCAGTGGAGGATGTGACGTTGTCAATGTTACAAGAAAAGATATATAAGAAGCTTGGGTTGGATGAACGTAAGGAAAAACTGAAATTGAGCTACATTCCGATGGTGATACGTTGCAAGAAAGCTGTAACTATTGCTGATGATGACGATCTTTATGTTTACCTCGGATGTGTCGATAAAGAGAACCAAAGATGTCTTTTGGTTGTGGAGAGTAGTGAAAGGTCGGGAGCGAGACCACAAGATAAACTTTCGATAGCGGGTAAAAGTTCTGTTGGTATGAACTACAACGATTTGCAGCTATTGGAACATGAAGTTGGACCTAATGCCATTACATTGTACGTTGGTGAGAACCAGGGGAATAACGAGGTGAGTGCTAAAGAGACTGGTACTGGTATGGAGACTGATACTGGTATGGAGACTGATACGGCTGCGGAGACTGATACGGCTGCGGAGAGTGATACAGGTATGGAGAATGATACGGCTGCGGAGACTGATACAGGTATGGAGAATGATACGGCTGCGGAAACTGATACTGGTATGGAGAATGATACTGCTGCGGAGAATGAAACGGCTGCGGAGAATGAAACGGCTGCGGAGAATGAAACGGCTGCGGAGACTGATACCGTACATCCAACCGCCGATAAGTATGTTGAAGAGCCACCTGCAATAGTACGGAGTAGTTGTATAGAGGAATGGGGCGATGGTTTGAGTCTTAATAAACATGACGAATTTCCAAGTAAGAAGGCAATTCAGGAGATGGTGGATAGAGCTGCATATTGTGAATGTTATCGTTATGTCACTAAAAAGTCAGATCGAAATCGATTGGTGATAACATGTTCGCAAGCTGACTGCAAATGGGTAATACGAGCTTCAAGGATTGCTGGGACAGAAATTTTCTCAATAAAAAGCTACACGAAGATGCATACATGCTCGCGGACACAACAAAGTGACAGCAACGACAAGAGAAGAGCGTCAGCAGAAGTAGTGGCAAGTTTTTTGAATGAGGAATTCCCAGGAGATGTGCAAACTCCAACTCCAAAAGATATTAAGGCTCTGGTTAAGTCCAAACTTGGTGTCATGATATCCTACTCCACAGCATTGCGTGGAAAGAATTTGGCTTCTTGTGATACACGTGGTAGTCCGGAAGATAGCTACAGGATGATGTATAGCTATTTGTTCATGTTAGAGAAAATGAACACGGGAACAAAAACTAGTGTGAAATTGGATGACTCAGGTAAATTCAAGTACCTCTTCATAGCGTTGGGAGCTTGCATTGAAGGGTTTGCAGTTATGAGAAAAGTGATTGTTGTCGATGCAACATGGCTGAAGAACGGATATGGGGGTGTTCTAATTTTTGCCAAAGCTCAAGATCCTAACCGTCATTGCTATCCACTTGCGTTTGCTGTACTTGATGGAGAGAATCATGCTAGTTGGACCTGGTTTTTTGAGATGCTTAGAAGCGTTATACCAGACTCTTCTGAACTGGTTTTCATGAGTGATAGAAATCCAAGTCTGATATTTGCAATAGCAAACGTGTACCCTCAGGCTCACCATGGTCATTGTTTATGGCATTTGAAGGAAAATGTTAAAGGGCATGCTTCTAACGTCACCAAAGATGTAGTCGGGCATAGATTCATGGAGTTGGGAAAGATGTACACAATGGCTGATTTCAATGCTGCTTACGAAAGATTTAAGCTAAGGTTCCCTTCAGCTTACACGTATGTGGAGGAGAAAACTGAAAAAGACAAATGGGCAAGGGTTTTTTTCCCACGTGACAGGTACAACTTGGACACAAGCAACAGCGTGGAATCAATGAACAAAGTGTTTAGAGAGGCAAGGAGGTGGGCCTTGATACCAATGCTGGATTGTATCATTAGGACATTCTCTGATTGGTTTAATCAACGTCGGAAGGATGCTGTTTCACAATCATTGGGTACCATGCTAGTGCCTCTGGTTGAGAACTACTTGCACGATCTATGGGTTCTTGCGCGAACGCTACCTGTGCGGGAGCTTAATAGTTATGAGCTAGAGTACGAGGTCAAGGATAGTCATGGGAAGATGTTTTTGACGAACTTGATTGCCAAAACTTGTACTTGCAAGgtgtgggattatgaaaagatTCCTTGTCTGCACGGACTGGCTGCTTATATCTATTACACTAATGAGGTGGATAATGGGGGTGGTAGGAGCCGTGATATCAACATAGTATATCATGAGTTGTGCTCAAAATACTATTGGACGGAACTGTGGGCATTGGCGTATTGCAGGACAATTTATGCTGTGCCAGACATGTCTGTATGGGAAGTCCCGGATCACATCAGGGAGCTGAAGATCATACCTCCGGATCCTATCAAGCGGAAGGGAAGGAAAAGAGTTAATAGACTTCCATCTGGTGGAGAACGCCGTAGGAGGACACAGAACAAAAAGCGGCCTAGGCAAAATTTTGGTTTCAATTGGCTGTTATTTGGAAATGGTTCAAGCCCTTCAGAGCAGAACACGGCCTAA